The genome window CATCACCAGCGTCAGCATCATCGCGACGAACAGGTTGAGGTACGCGAAGTACCGCCAGTACCCGTCATCGTGCTCCATGTACGCGGTGGAGTAGAGGTGGATGAGGAAGCCCACCCCGGTGATGACCAGCATCAGCGTGCCGGACAGGTGGTCCACCAGCAGGCCGAAGTTCACCCGGAAGCTGCCCGCGCTGAACCACGTGCCCAGGTCCGTCCAGATGGCGTGGCTGGTGCGGAAGCCGCCGAAGGTGTCCGGCACCGAGGGCGCACCGCTGCTCGTGGCCCAGAAGGCCAGCACCGACAGCACGAAGGAGCCCGCCACCGAGGCACACGCCACCAGGTGCACGTTCTCGCGGCCCAGCCGCCGGCCGAACAGGCCGCACACCAGCGCGCCCAGCAGGGGCAGCGCGATGATCATCCACAGGGAGGGCGCCAGGAGCGCCGGGGCGATGGGAGCACTGCTGAAGAAGTCGTTGAGAGCCATGCGAAAGCTTTCGGCGGGAGGGGACCGCGTCAGTGCTTCATCGTCTTGATTTCGTCGATGTTGACGCTGCCTCGGCTGCGGAAGACGGCGATGACGATGGCCAGCCCCATGGCCGCCTCCGCCGCCGCCACCGCGATGACGAAGAAGGCCGACACGTGGCCGATGCTGTCACCGCGCATCCGCGCGAACGCCAGGAACGTCAGGTTCGCCGCGTTGAGCATCAACTCCACGCACATGAAGACGACGAGCGCGTTGCGGCGCACCAGCACGCCGAACATGCCCAGGCAGAACAGGGCCGCGGCGAGGATGAGGTAGTACGAGATGGGAACCATGGTGCCCTTTGCCGCGGCGCGGCTTCAGATCCGTGACTTGGCGACGACCACTGAGCCGACCATCGATACCAGCAGCAGCAGGCTCACCGCTTCGAAGGGGAACAGCCAGGTGCTGAAGATGGCCTGGCCAATCGTCTTCAGCGTCCCGAAGCTCTCGGTCTGAGGCCCCAGGTCCGCCACCGTGTTGGGCAGCCGCAAGAGCACCACCACCAGGGCCGCGAACAGCCCCAGCGCCGTGGCGCCGCCGATGATGCGCGTGAACGTCAGCCGCACGCCCTGGGACTCCTCGCCCAGGTTCAGCAGCATGATGACGAACAGGAAGAGCACCATGATGGCGCCCGCGTACACCAGCACCTGCATGGCGGCCAGGGTGTGCGCCCAGAGCAGCACGTAGATGCCGGCCAGGAAGAAGAACGTGGAGACCAGCGCCATGGCCGAGTTGATGGGGCTCTTGGCGAAGATGACCACGCCTGCGGAAAACAGCGTCAGGAACGCGAACGCTCCGAAGAGGGCCTGCTCGATGTTCACGACCAGTCTCCGAACGCGCCCCAGGGCTTGTCGCCGAACGGGCAGCGCTTCTCGTGGATGTGCGCCTCGAACTCGGCGCGGAACCGCATGAGGAACGAATGCGTGGGCAGCGCGGCCGCGTCGCCCAGCGCGCAGATGGTGTTGCCCAGGCCCATGGGCGGGTAGGGCGCGATGGACGAGGCCACGTGGCTGAGCATCTCGATGTCCGCCATCTCGCCGCGGCCCTCCTCGATCTTGCGCAGCAGCCGCGTCTGCCACGGCGTGCCCTCGCGGCACGGGGTGCACTGGCCGCAGGACTCCTCGGCGTAGAAGCGCGCCACGCGCCACAGGCAGCGCACCATGCACGAGGTGTCGTCCATGACGATGACGCCGCCAGAGCCGGCCATCGTCTGCTTCATGCGCAGCGCCTCGAACTCCAGCGCCACGTCCAGCTCGTTGGGGCTGAGCACCGGCGCCGAGGAGCCGCCGGGGATGACGGCCTTCACCGAGCGCCCCGCGGGCAGCCCCTGGCCGTACTTGTCGCCGAAGATGAGCTCGGAGACCGTCGTCTGCAGCGGGATTTCGTAGACGCCCGGCTTGTTCACCGTGCCCGACAGGCACACCAGGCGCGTGCCGCCGGACTTCTCGGTGCCCAGCTTCGAGTACCAGTCCGCGCCGCGCGCGAAGATGTGCGGGACGTTGGCCAGCGTCTCCACGTTGTTGATGACCGTGGGGGAGCCGAACAGGCCCACCACCGCGGGGAAGGGCGGCTTGAGCCGGGGCCAGCCCTTCTTGCCCTCCAGGCTCTCGAGCAGCGCCGTCTCCTCGCCGCAGATGTACGCGCCCGCGCCGCGCACCAGGTAGCAGTTCAGCTCGTAGTCCTTGCCCAGGAGCGTCTTGCCGAAGATGCCCGCCTGGTAGGCCTCATCGATCGCGGCCTGGGTGCGCTGGGCCGGGTGCTTGAACTCGCCGCGCATGTAGATGTAGCAGGTGTGCACCCCCAGCGCGTACGCCGCGATGGCGATGCCCTCCAGCAGCATGTGCGGATCCAGCGACAGGACGTAGCGGTCCTTGAAGGTGCCCGGCTCGGACTCGTCCGCGTTGACGGCCAGGTACTTGGGCTTGGGGTTGTCCTTGGGGACGAAGCTCCACTTGAGCCCGGTGGGGAAGCCCGCGCCGCCGCGGCCGCGCAGGTTGGACTTCTTCACCTCGTCGATGATCGCTGCGGGCGCCATCTCCAGCACCTTCTTCAGCGATTCATAGCCCCCGCGCTTGCGGTAGTGCTCCATCGTCCACGACTGAGGCTGCCCCCACGCCGAGGAGATGAGCGGTTCAAAGGCGGATGCGGTCGTCATGATGGGAAGACGCTTTCGTTGAAAGAGGGGCCGCGGATCAGGTGAGCTTGGCGAGCAGCTCGTCCACCCGGGCCTTCGTCAGGTTCTCGTGGTGGTCTTCATTCACCTGGAGGCAGGGCGCGGTGCCGCAGGACGCCAGACACTCGGTCTCCCGCAGGGTGAACTTCTCGTTGGCCTCGCCCGCCTTCAGGCCCAGCTTGTCCTCCAGGTAGGCGAGCATCTTCTCGGCGCCCCGCAGCGAGCAGGAGAGGTTGGTGCACACGTCGACGGTGTACTTCCCTGGCTTCTTCAGGTGGTACATGACGTAGAAGCTCGCCACCTCATAGGCGCGCTCGGGGGTGACCTCCAGATTCTTGGCCACCAGGCGGATGCCCTCGGGGGGACACCAGCCCTT of Stigmatella aurantiaca contains these proteins:
- the nuoK gene encoding NADH-quinone oxidoreductase subunit NuoK, which gives rise to MVPISYYLILAAALFCLGMFGVLVRRNALVVFMCVELMLNAANLTFLAFARMRGDSIGHVSAFFVIAVAAAEAAMGLAIVIAVFRSRGSVNIDEIKTMKH
- a CDS encoding NADH-quinone oxidoreductase subunit J family protein, which produces MNIEQALFGAFAFLTLFSAGVVIFAKSPINSAMALVSTFFFLAGIYVLLWAHTLAAMQVLVYAGAIMVLFLFVIMLLNLGEESQGVRLTFTRIIGGATALGLFAALVVVLLRLPNTVADLGPQTESFGTLKTIGQAIFSTWLFPFEAVSLLLLVSMVGSVVVAKSRI
- the nuoF gene encoding NADH-quinone oxidoreductase subunit NuoF, whose protein sequence is MTTASAFEPLISSAWGQPQSWTMEHYRKRGGYESLKKVLEMAPAAIIDEVKKSNLRGRGGAGFPTGLKWSFVPKDNPKPKYLAVNADESEPGTFKDRYVLSLDPHMLLEGIAIAAYALGVHTCYIYMRGEFKHPAQRTQAAIDEAYQAGIFGKTLLGKDYELNCYLVRGAGAYICGEETALLESLEGKKGWPRLKPPFPAVVGLFGSPTVINNVETLANVPHIFARGADWYSKLGTEKSGGTRLVCLSGTVNKPGVYEIPLQTTVSELIFGDKYGQGLPAGRSVKAVIPGGSSAPVLSPNELDVALEFEALRMKQTMAGSGGVIVMDDTSCMVRCLWRVARFYAEESCGQCTPCREGTPWQTRLLRKIEEGRGEMADIEMLSHVASSIAPYPPMGLGNTICALGDAAALPTHSFLMRFRAEFEAHIHEKRCPFGDKPWGAFGDWS
- the nuoE gene encoding complex I 24 kDa subunit family protein, translating into MAEPLFTPEEQKKFDAGISEILSHYPPDRKSAGMLPALRLLQDLKGWCPPEGIRLVAKNLEVTPERAYEVASFYVMYHLKKPGKYTVDVCTNLSCSLRGAEKMLAYLEDKLGLKAGEANEKFTLRETECLASCGTAPCLQVNEDHHENLTKARVDELLAKLT